The Gammaproteobacteria bacterium genome has a window encoding:
- a CDS encoding GNAT family N-acetyltransferase yields MGYVLTVKGNNQPRLDVQLRGMFELRNKVFKERLKWQVNSNDGLEQDIFDQLLPVYMIVTDPESQVEGCWRLLPTTSNYMLRDVFPQLLRGEKYPVSQDVWEISRFAVMPPDGAENGQTILRSVTLEILRRGYEFAIANDITHYVAVMGVAMERFLGRTVGVPMRRFGDGRAQYVGDVLSVACWIDINADLYKALYIRNTTSSRSRGAPNRHITKGQGRPLITSKER; encoded by the coding sequence ATGGGATATGTATTGACGGTAAAGGGTAACAACCAACCAAGATTGGATGTGCAGTTAAGAGGGATGTTTGAGCTGAGGAATAAGGTGTTTAAGGAACGATTGAAGTGGCAGGTAAATAGTAATGATGGGCTGGAACAGGACATTTTTGATCAACTATTGCCGGTGTATATGATAGTGACTGATCCCGAGAGTCAGGTAGAAGGCTGTTGGCGGTTATTACCCACGACAAGCAACTACATGTTGCGAGATGTGTTTCCGCAACTGCTTCGTGGCGAAAAGTATCCAGTAAGCCAGGATGTATGGGAAATAAGCCGCTTTGCAGTCATGCCGCCAGATGGCGCAGAAAATGGTCAGACGATATTAAGGTCCGTGACATTGGAAATATTGCGCCGGGGATATGAGTTTGCAATCGCAAACGATATTACGCATTACGTCGCAGTGATGGGTGTGGCGATGGAAAGATTTCTGGGCAGGACGGTAGGTGTACCCATGCGCCGCTTTGGCGATGGACGGGCGCAATATGTCGGCGATGTGTTATCGGTGGCGTGCTGGATCGATATCAATGCCGATTTATATAAGGCGCTGTATATAAGAAATACCACATCAAGCAGATCCAGGGGCGCCCCGAACAGACACATTACCAAAGGCCAGGGAAGGCCGTTGATAACGTCTAAAGAGCGGTAA